Proteins encoded within one genomic window of Bacillus sp. F19:
- a CDS encoding beta-galactosidase, whose translation MKQVLVFYDETFPFSGLRPTREWLNLLKEKFTVVDSKNLEMELRNPVYSSFIHMHGPYFPKRSWGDISTFLEKGKGLLYLGGIPFREPCNFTNGSWEIEREQTGYHMHLNIHEALSVKSGDVKTLNHNKEIPLLDGFEALFSKEDTYNFILHVTKKSSIEKEMGSNGPMDARIYPLLTGENKGERKITAPVVLIENYKGKFPGGRWIFINQELSNSFYHEQSIHLIESLSQYINCGVTEIWLKTNYACYELNESPAISLQFQSIHKKSTEWTFEIKITKDHAEVFTHSFNAAVSSYLDFKRIHPDLTISPGLYDVVCTATSNEGEKRIYKQGFWGMDRSLLSKGEPLTVDRDYFRKNGKPLPIVGMTYMTSDVSRYFLFLPNPAVWDRDFAQMKKANINYVRTGIWTAYRNIMFVDGHVSEEVLRALDAFVLCAKKYEIDVTFCFFSFTPEMWDGENPYLDPRSVEAQKRFVTTFVQRHKETKNLNWDLINEPSMFDPNRGFSGPRSLHDSYDKKEFRNWLKSKHQTIENLQENWNVTPAEISDFNSINTPEPSEINSHIQNMAWGNRGLKWFDYTFYTMDMHNKWAKDLTAAIKHFTPDQLVTVGQDEALTSQRPSPMFYEEAVDYTTNHSWWFMDQLLWDSIFTKAPNKPNLIQETGIMYVERPDNLAKRNEEELRNILERKYAYSFAGAGAGAVQWIWNTNYFMNNINESNIGALRADGTEKPEANVSYDFGAFMKDISHIFEGRKIEEVAVIFPFSNDFSNRRLAFDSTSRLTRVMAYELNVAFRAISEYHLDDLRINPSKLIIVPSAHTFNTNAFEKLLEIVEATEATLLYTGPISLDEYWNKTERAKRIVGKTSVGNIRREEFMFINNTRHLASFPDKRIAEVIKEIPLDCIQPTEIQQYNIGKGKLLWSPLSIELNERNEPISSLYKHALNIAGVAEDLKWIKGDYPGIYGRKLSFHSGDLFIFVSECGEDVEMEIQNTQNGSTYEFLLEAERSVLFAAGKDGKLIGVYRDHEVSAAVIQSGFTHIK comes from the coding sequence TTGAAGCAGGTTCTGGTATTTTATGATGAAACGTTTCCATTTTCTGGATTAAGGCCAACACGTGAATGGTTAAATCTTTTAAAGGAAAAGTTTACTGTTGTGGATTCGAAGAATTTGGAAATGGAACTTAGGAATCCTGTATATAGCAGTTTTATCCACATGCATGGTCCTTATTTTCCTAAAAGATCCTGGGGCGATATATCGACATTTTTAGAAAAGGGTAAGGGGCTTTTATATCTTGGCGGTATTCCTTTTCGCGAGCCTTGTAACTTTACAAATGGTTCGTGGGAAATAGAAAGAGAACAAACCGGTTATCACATGCATTTAAACATACATGAAGCGCTCTCAGTAAAATCTGGAGATGTAAAAACCCTGAATCATAATAAGGAAATTCCATTACTTGATGGCTTTGAAGCTCTATTTTCTAAAGAAGACACCTATAATTTTATTTTGCATGTAACAAAAAAAAGTTCAATAGAAAAAGAAATGGGTTCTAACGGACCTATGGATGCCAGGATTTACCCTTTGCTTACAGGTGAAAATAAGGGAGAAAGAAAAATAACGGCTCCTGTTGTATTGATAGAAAATTATAAGGGGAAATTTCCGGGCGGAAGATGGATTTTTATTAATCAAGAGCTGTCTAATTCTTTTTATCATGAACAAAGCATTCACCTAATAGAAAGTCTTTCCCAATACATTAACTGCGGCGTTACAGAAATTTGGCTGAAAACTAATTATGCCTGTTATGAATTGAATGAATCACCGGCAATTTCCCTTCAATTTCAGTCAATTCATAAGAAGAGCACAGAATGGACTTTTGAGATAAAAATTACAAAAGATCATGCTGAAGTATTTACTCATAGTTTTAATGCAGCTGTTTCAAGCTACTTGGATTTTAAAAGAATTCATCCTGACCTTACAATCTCACCTGGCTTATATGATGTTGTGTGTACGGCGACATCAAATGAAGGAGAAAAAAGGATTTATAAGCAGGGATTCTGGGGAATGGATCGATCTTTATTAAGTAAAGGGGAGCCTTTAACAGTCGATCGGGATTATTTCCGAAAGAACGGGAAGCCTTTACCTATTGTCGGCATGACTTACATGACCTCAGATGTATCGCGCTATTTTTTATTTCTGCCAAACCCTGCGGTCTGGGATCGTGATTTTGCCCAGATGAAAAAGGCAAATATTAATTATGTAAGAACAGGCATCTGGACCGCTTACCGCAACATAATGTTTGTTGACGGGCACGTAAGTGAGGAAGTCTTGAGAGCTTTAGATGCGTTTGTTCTTTGTGCGAAAAAATATGAAATTGATGTTACGTTCTGCTTTTTCTCATTCACACCGGAAATGTGGGATGGAGAAAATCCATACTTAGATCCAAGGAGTGTAGAAGCGCAAAAACGGTTTGTTACAACATTTGTGCAAAGACATAAAGAGACGAAGAATTTAAATTGGGACTTAATTAATGAGCCATCTATGTTTGATCCAAATCGGGGATTTTCAGGACCGAGATCTCTTCATGATTCGTACGATAAAAAGGAATTCCGCAATTGGTTAAAGAGTAAACATCAAACGATTGAAAACCTTCAAGAAAATTGGAATGTAACTCCGGCAGAAATTTCTGATTTCAACAGCATCAATACCCCTGAACCTAGTGAGATCAATTCACATATTCAAAACATGGCTTGGGGAAATCGCGGACTAAAATGGTTCGACTATACCTTCTACACCATGGATATGCATAATAAATGGGCAAAAGATTTAACAGCAGCAATTAAGCATTTCACACCAGATCAATTGGTCACAGTGGGACAGGATGAAGCTTTGACGTCTCAAAGACCCTCACCGATGTTTTATGAAGAGGCTGTAGACTATACAACGAATCACTCTTGGTGGTTTATGGATCAGCTTTTATGGGACAGCATCTTTACTAAAGCTCCAAATAAACCAAATTTAATTCAAGAAACAGGAATCATGTATGTCGAGCGTCCAGATAATCTCGCAAAGAGAAACGAAGAAGAGTTAAGGAATATTCTCGAAAGGAAATATGCTTATTCTTTCGCTGGGGCCGGGGCTGGCGCTGTTCAATGGATATGGAATACAAATTATTTTATGAACAATATAAATGAGTCTAATATCGGAGCATTAAGAGCCGATGGCACAGAAAAGCCAGAGGCTAATGTATCGTATGATTTTGGGGCGTTTATGAAAGACATCAGCCACATATTTGAAGGAAGAAAGATTGAAGAAGTGGCTGTTATTTTCCCATTTTCCAATGATTTTTCAAATAGGCGTTTGGCTTTTGATTCTACTTCACGATTAACTAGAGTTATGGCCTATGAATTAAATGTAGCTTTTCGGGCTATAAGTGAATATCATCTGGATGATTTAAGGATAAATCCGTCTAAATTAATCATAGTGCCAAGTGCGCATACCTTTAATACAAATGCTTTTGAAAAGCTTCTTGAAATAGTGGAAGCTACTGAAGCTACATTGCTATATACCGGACCAATAAGCTTGGATGAGTATTGGAATAAGACTGAAAGAGCAAAGCGTATTGTCGGTAAAACTTCAGTTGGAAATATTAGAAGAGAAGAATTTATGTTCATTAATAATACAAGGCATCTCGCATCGTTCCCAGACAAACGAATAGCAGAAGTTATAAAGGAGATCCCGCTTGATTGTATACAGCCAACAGAGATTCAGCAATATAATATCGGAAAAGGGAAGCTTTTGTGGTCACCGTTATCAATTGAACTAAACGAAAGAAATGAACCAATTTCCAGCCTTTATAAGCATGCTTTGAATATTGCTGGTGTCGCTGAAGATTTAAAATGGATAAAAGGCGATTACCCAGGTATATATGGGCGCAAGCTCAGTTTTCATTCTGGGGATCTGTTTATCTTTGTTTCGGAATGCGGGGAAGATGTTGAGATGGAAATACAAAATACACAAAACGGATCAACATATGAGTTCCTGCTGGAAGCTGAACGGTCTGTGCTGTTTGCAGCCGGGAAGGATGGAAAGCTAATAGGTGTATATCGGGACCATGAAGTATCTGCAGCGGTCATTCAATCTGGTTTCACTCACATTAAGTAG
- a CDS encoding sugar phosphate isomerase/epimerase, producing the protein MDTKKLKNKTGIIVDSLQLPLEEGLITAKKLGADGVQIYAVSGEMSPENLLSAARKNLKSMIEELGLEISALCGDLGGHGFQDHGLNPLKIEKSKRILDLAVELGTNIVTTHIGIIPEDPGSRIYDSMQSACEELGVYAKSLNAYFAIETGPETAKRLKSFLDSLSTNGVSVNFDPANMVMVTGDDPVEGVKLLKEYLVHTHVKDGIQYKPVDPSYVYGFLGHDSGTDHKKIAEMVSSGEYFMEVPLGMGHVNFTDYFAALQEVDYRGYLTIEREVKTNPIQDITEAIAFIQKFK; encoded by the coding sequence ATGGATACCAAGAAATTAAAGAATAAAACGGGTATTATTGTTGACAGTTTGCAATTGCCGCTTGAAGAAGGCTTAATAACAGCAAAAAAGCTCGGTGCGGATGGTGTTCAGATCTACGCTGTTTCAGGTGAAATGAGTCCTGAAAATTTATTATCAGCAGCCAGAAAAAATCTTAAATCAATGATAGAAGAATTAGGCTTAGAGATAAGTGCCCTTTGTGGGGACTTAGGCGGACACGGATTTCAAGATCATGGTCTTAACCCATTAAAAATAGAGAAATCAAAAAGAATTTTAGATTTGGCAGTAGAGCTGGGTACAAACATTGTGACTACTCATATTGGAATCATACCTGAGGATCCCGGCTCCAGAATATATGATTCTATGCAAAGTGCATGTGAGGAGCTGGGTGTTTATGCGAAGAGCTTGAATGCTTACTTTGCCATCGAGACAGGCCCTGAAACGGCTAAACGGCTGAAATCATTTTTAGACTCGCTCAGTACAAATGGTGTTTCCGTTAATTTTGATCCTGCAAATATGGTTATGGTAACTGGAGATGATCCAGTTGAGGGGGTTAAATTGCTTAAAGAGTATCTCGTCCATACTCATGTCAAAGATGGAATCCAATACAAACCAGTTGATCCAAGCTATGTTTATGGGTTCCTTGGCCATGACAGCGGAACAGATCATAAGAAAATTGCCGAGATGGTTAGTTCAGGAGAATATTTTATGGAAGTGCCGCTGGGTATGGGCCATGTGAATTTTACAGATTACTTTGCAGCTCTTCAAGAGGTAGATTACAGGGGCTACCTGACAATAGAAAGAGAAGTTAAAACAAATCCAATACAAGATATTACTGAAGCAATTGCTTTTATACAAAAGTTTAAGTAA
- a CDS encoding sugar phosphate isomerase/epimerase, producing MKVGISSYSLLKDITNGSLTILDAVQWVADNGGTHLELVPYGFSVVDNTELADAIREKALDAGIELSAYSLPANFIQETEQAFLEEVDRLKKHVDVVNRMGIKIMRHDVTAFRLEQEEMTIHYFEEHFEQMVRGSQLIADYADQFGITTTIENHGFNVQSSDRVQRVLHAVKRDNFKTTLDIGNFLCIDEDPLVGVKKNVKYAKTVHVKDFYIRPYYENPGGGDWFRTVNNNYLRGAIVGHGDINIREALRLVKQSGYDGYLTVEFEGMENCQEGTRIGMDNVRRIWDEVKF from the coding sequence GTGAAAGTTGGAATTAGTTCTTATAGCTTATTAAAGGATATTACAAATGGAAGCCTTACCATATTGGATGCAGTACAATGGGTAGCTGATAATGGGGGTACTCATCTTGAACTCGTTCCATACGGTTTTTCGGTAGTTGACAATACCGAACTGGCAGATGCAATAAGAGAAAAAGCTCTTGATGCAGGAATAGAATTATCTGCCTATTCCCTCCCGGCTAATTTTATCCAGGAAACGGAACAAGCGTTTTTAGAAGAGGTAGACAGATTAAAAAAACATGTGGATGTTGTTAACCGAATGGGCATTAAAATTATGCGGCATGATGTTACTGCATTTAGACTAGAGCAAGAAGAAATGACCATACACTATTTTGAAGAGCACTTTGAGCAGATGGTAAGAGGAAGTCAGCTGATTGCTGATTATGCAGATCAATTTGGCATAACAACAACAATTGAAAATCATGGCTTCAACGTACAATCAAGTGATCGTGTACAGCGGGTGCTTCATGCTGTAAAACGGGATAATTTTAAAACAACACTTGATATAGGTAATTTCTTATGCATTGACGAAGACCCTCTGGTGGGAGTAAAGAAGAATGTAAAATATGCCAAGACAGTCCATGTCAAAGACTTTTATATACGCCCTTACTATGAGAATCCCGGTGGCGGTGACTGGTTCAGAACTGTAAACAATAATTATCTGCGCGGGGCTATTGTTGGGCATGGGGATATTAATATCCGTGAAGCATTAAGGCTGGTCAAGCAATCAGGCTACGATGGATATTTAACGGTAGAATTTGAGGGGATGGAAAACTGTCAGGAAGGCACCAGAATTGGCATGGATAACGTCCGCCGAATCTGGGATGAAGTTAAATTCTAG
- a CDS encoding AraC family transcriptional regulator, protein MKKMTSRLLLQYIFSYLIIFFVPFSVMAFILYHNSVSSIREEIELSNLHNLNHVKNLIDSRMQELSKIGTLISYDPNLTPYMIKMKENHPEAIKSLDKYKENSSIITDLYLYYNEQDHIYSSEGLMSTNTFIEYKTTYTEMKTFLKDIESSTYPFISNNLKLSNNTTAYIYPLPSGAVKQYGSVIFKLKDSFFKDMINNILGTYEGKVFILDHNNKVIATNNRYSETIDLNQIEKIASSKKSFIGELKIDGNSYSISSVNSERSNWSFVAAIPTEQFYGKVSKFSTFIWLIILGIAAAASILAIMLGLYQYRPIKKIIEFIKNKDESLQFTSINELDTVRSTLENIYLNQEQLNKIVLHQEPLVRDQCLMMLLQGQMDKYIQSEGLLESLNIQIDGPYSFVFTTELTSRQLSTIDMKELELSSSSLIKEVTIFSVELINNKTMVYVANGNSDHPSVKERLINEFQRILMKHNPNPKIGVGETYKGINHINRSFIEASAALEFAKLSEKRDIIAFTEIDELNEKMWIPKEYLLKLSMSYKQGDAEIASETIITLFNWLRDNSSSIHLLKGMTYDVVNTITKTVNDMNVSCNFGKIYQLIERQSFIEIEKNLIEMTIDICAEISKTKESQKNQLEQNILDYLTTHYAEYELSLEGMAEQFGLSSSYLSRFIKEQTGTTFSQYVWNLRTDEVKKQLLQTNSSIKKIISEVGYIDVPNFIRKFKNSEGITPGQFRKLYTKATE, encoded by the coding sequence ATGAAAAAGATGACTTCGAGATTATTGCTGCAATACATCTTTTCTTATTTGATTATATTTTTTGTTCCATTTTCTGTAATGGCCTTCATTTTATATCACAATTCTGTTTCCAGTATAAGAGAAGAAATTGAACTGTCAAATTTGCATAATTTAAATCATGTGAAAAACCTGATAGACAGCCGCATGCAGGAGCTTAGCAAGATCGGAACTCTAATATCATATGATCCAAATCTTACTCCTTATATGATAAAGATGAAGGAAAATCATCCTGAGGCAATAAAAAGCCTGGATAAATATAAAGAAAACAGCTCTATCATAACGGACCTTTATCTCTACTATAATGAGCAGGATCATATTTACTCTTCTGAAGGACTAATGTCAACAAATACATTCATAGAATACAAGACAACCTATACGGAAATGAAGACATTTCTGAAAGATATAGAGTCCTCAACCTACCCTTTTATAAGCAATAATCTGAAATTATCCAACAATACAACCGCCTATATTTATCCGCTTCCCTCAGGGGCTGTAAAGCAATACGGCAGTGTCATTTTTAAACTGAAAGACTCTTTCTTTAAAGACATGATTAACAATATTCTTGGTACATACGAGGGGAAAGTATTTATTTTAGATCATAATAATAAAGTAATTGCGACCAACAATAGGTATTCCGAAACCATCGATTTAAACCAGATCGAAAAGATAGCTTCTTCAAAAAAATCATTTATTGGAGAACTTAAAATTGATGGAAACTCCTATTCTATTTCATCCGTAAATTCAGAAAGAAGCAACTGGTCATTTGTTGCAGCCATACCTACTGAGCAATTTTATGGAAAAGTATCAAAATTCAGCACGTTTATATGGCTGATTATACTTGGGATCGCAGCCGCGGCTTCAATTCTTGCCATCATGCTGGGTTTATACCAATATCGTCCGATCAAAAAAATAATTGAATTTATTAAAAATAAAGATGAAAGCTTACAATTTACGAGTATTAACGAACTGGATACCGTGCGCAGCACTTTAGAAAACATTTATCTCAATCAGGAACAGTTAAATAAAATCGTATTGCATCAGGAGCCACTCGTACGTGATCAATGCTTAATGATGCTTTTGCAAGGACAGATGGATAAATATATACAGTCAGAAGGCTTATTGGAATCGCTGAACATTCAAATTGATGGTCCCTATTCATTTGTATTTACGACAGAATTAACAAGCAGGCAGCTAAGCACCATTGATATGAAGGAACTTGAGCTTTCCTCAAGCAGTTTAATAAAAGAGGTGACTATTTTTAGTGTTGAATTAATTAATAATAAGACTATGGTTTATGTGGCCAATGGAAATTCTGATCATCCTTCTGTTAAAGAAAGACTTATTAATGAATTTCAAAGAATCCTAATGAAGCACAATCCCAATCCCAAAATTGGTGTAGGTGAAACGTATAAAGGAATTAATCACATAAATCGTTCTTTTATTGAAGCATCAGCAGCCTTGGAATTCGCAAAATTAAGCGAGAAAAGAGATATAATTGCATTTACAGAAATAGATGAACTCAATGAAAAAATGTGGATCCCTAAAGAATACCTTTTAAAATTGTCGATGAGCTATAAACAGGGGGATGCTGAAATTGCATCTGAAACAATCATAACTTTGTTTAATTGGCTTCGAGACAACAGTTCATCTATTCATTTACTAAAAGGGATGACCTATGACGTTGTAAACACAATCACTAAAACAGTGAATGACATGAATGTATCCTGTAATTTCGGCAAAATCTATCAATTGATAGAAAGACAGTCATTTATCGAGATTGAAAAAAACTTAATTGAAATGACAATTGATATCTGTGCAGAAATTTCAAAAACAAAAGAATCTCAAAAAAATCAATTAGAGCAAAATATTCTCGATTATCTTACAACCCACTACGCTGAGTACGAATTAAGCCTTGAAGGAATGGCAGAGCAATTTGGCTTATCAAGCTCTTATCTGAGCCGTTTTATAAAAGAACAGACAGGAACAACTTTCTCACAGTATGTATGGAACTTACGGACAGACGAAGTTAAGAAACAACTGCTGCAGACTAATTCTTCAATTAAAAAAATTATATCTGAGGTAGGATATATTGACGTACCGAATTTTATCAGGAAATTCAAAAACTCTGAAGGAATTACACCTGGTCAATTCAGAAAATTATATACAAAAGCCACGGAATAA